Proteins encoded together in one Carya illinoinensis cultivar Pawnee chromosome 3, C.illinoinensisPawnee_v1, whole genome shotgun sequence window:
- the LOC122304283 gene encoding uncharacterized protein LOC122304283 isoform X2: MSTISIHGPEFLTFSTAGFRNHKKSRTIKASWTMAKDSKPSYTRKKEELSVQIPNPATTQFESSTPSDLRFDRLQPSDQELDQEKRLQFGQFVAREAVLDEEYWTAAWLRAESHWENKTYERYVDNFKRKFAEQEFNAIKRRCRGQNGQKCMCIVTVKKEVRNVKRTVLKSVVGTLDLSFRYLLHGETFPGERVKTPLFCSINKTDPNRYGYIANLCVAKSARRQGIASIMLHFAIESAKSDGVEQVYVHVHRSNIPAQGLYQKTGFEMVEVASPQLLEDQTYLLCFKT; encoded by the exons ATGTCGACGATTTCTATTCACGGACCTGAATTCTTGACATTTTCTACCGCTGGATTTcgaaatcataaaaaatctcGAACAATCAAGGCCTCTTGGACGAT GGCAAAGGATTCCAAGCCTTCTTATACAAGGAAGAAGGAAGAACTCTCTGTGCAGATTCCGAATCCAGCGACTACTCAATTCGAGTCCTCAACGCCGTCCGATCTCCGATTTGACCGGCTGCAGCCGTCGGATCAGGAACTAGATCAAGAGAAACGGCTTCAGTTCGGACAGTTCGTGGCTCGCGAGGCCGTGCTCGATGAAGAGTATTGG ACAGCAGCATGGCTACGAGCAGAAAGTCACTGGGAAAATAAAACTTACGAAAG ATATGTCGATAACTTCAAAAGGAAATTTGCAGAGCAG GAGTTTAATGCCATAAAAAGGCGATGCAGAGGGCAAAACGGGCAGAAATGCATGTGCATTGTCACG GTTAAAAAGGAAGTGAGGAATGTAAAACGCACTGTACTGAAAAGTGTTGTTGGAACCCTTGATTTGAGCTTCCGGTACTTGTTGCATGGAGAGACTTTTCCTGGG GAAAGGGTGAAAACTCCACTCTTCTGCAGCATCAACAAAACTGACCCAAATAGATATGGTTATATAGCAAACTTATGCGTGGCCAAATCAGCACGTCGCCAGGGTATTGCAAGCATCATGTTGCATTTTGCCATTGAATCAGCCAAATCTGATG GCGTGGAACAGGTATATGTGCATGTGCATAGAAGCAACATACCTGCACAAGGACTTTATCAAAAGACCGGTTTTGAG ATGGTCGAAGTGGCAAGCCCTCAATTGTTAGAAGATCAAACTTACTTGCTTTGTTTCAAGACATAG
- the LOC122304283 gene encoding uncharacterized protein LOC122304283 isoform X1, with translation MSTISIHGPEFLTFSTAGFRNHKKSRTIKASWTMAKDSKPSYTRKKEELSVQIPNPATTQFESSTPSDLRFDRLQPSDQELDQEKRLQFGQFVAREAVLDEEYWTAAWLRAESHWENKTYERYVDNFKRKFAEQEFNAIKRRCRGQNGQKCMCIVTVKKEVRNVKRTVLKSVVGTLDLSFRYLLHGETFPGERVKTPLFCSINKTDPNRYGYIANLCVAKSARRQGIASIMLHFAIESAKSDAGVEQVYVHVHRSNIPAQGLYQKTGFEMVEVASPQLLEDQTYLLCFKT, from the exons ATGTCGACGATTTCTATTCACGGACCTGAATTCTTGACATTTTCTACCGCTGGATTTcgaaatcataaaaaatctcGAACAATCAAGGCCTCTTGGACGAT GGCAAAGGATTCCAAGCCTTCTTATACAAGGAAGAAGGAAGAACTCTCTGTGCAGATTCCGAATCCAGCGACTACTCAATTCGAGTCCTCAACGCCGTCCGATCTCCGATTTGACCGGCTGCAGCCGTCGGATCAGGAACTAGATCAAGAGAAACGGCTTCAGTTCGGACAGTTCGTGGCTCGCGAGGCCGTGCTCGATGAAGAGTATTGG ACAGCAGCATGGCTACGAGCAGAAAGTCACTGGGAAAATAAAACTTACGAAAG ATATGTCGATAACTTCAAAAGGAAATTTGCAGAGCAG GAGTTTAATGCCATAAAAAGGCGATGCAGAGGGCAAAACGGGCAGAAATGCATGTGCATTGTCACG GTTAAAAAGGAAGTGAGGAATGTAAAACGCACTGTACTGAAAAGTGTTGTTGGAACCCTTGATTTGAGCTTCCGGTACTTGTTGCATGGAGAGACTTTTCCTGGG GAAAGGGTGAAAACTCCACTCTTCTGCAGCATCAACAAAACTGACCCAAATAGATATGGTTATATAGCAAACTTATGCGTGGCCAAATCAGCACGTCGCCAGGGTATTGCAAGCATCATGTTGCATTTTGCCATTGAATCAGCCAAATCTGATG CAGGCGTGGAACAGGTATATGTGCATGTGCATAGAAGCAACATACCTGCACAAGGACTTTATCAAAAGACCGGTTTTGAG ATGGTCGAAGTGGCAAGCCCTCAATTGTTAGAAGATCAAACTTACTTGCTTTGTTTCAAGACATAG
- the LOC122304811 gene encoding protein FAR1-RELATED SEQUENCE 5-like, with product MEKGKGKEHASPITPLGTNPSIYPSAQRVLDTNDEAGIRLNKSFAALVQEVGGFENLSFNEKNCHNYIDKERYLQLGKSGAKAILQYFARMQYKNDGFFSNIDHDDDGRLKNVLWADARSRTAYKYFGDVVTFDMTYLANRYGMPFAPFVGINHHHQSIFFGIGLISNEDTEIFAWLFQTWLNCIDGEAPKAIITDQDRAMKNAIALVFPNIGHRYCLWYILKKVPEKLGSHHAYKTGLKTNLLKCVYDSQTIGEFENNWDVLITMYNLQENA from the exons atggagaaagggaaagggaaagagCATGCATCTCCTATAACACCTCTTGGCACAAATCCATCAATTTATCCATCAGCTCAG AGAGTGTTAGATACAAATGATGAGGCTGGAATTAGACTAAACAAGAGTTTTGCAGCACTTGTGCAAGAAGTGGGTGGGTTTGAGAACTTGTCATTCAATGAGAAAAATTGTCataattatattgataaggAACGCTACCTTCAACTTGGGAAAAGTGGCGCTAAAGCCATCCTTCAGTATTTTGCTAGGATGCAATACAAAAATGATGGATTCTTTTCAAACATCGACCACGATGATGATGGGAGGTTGAAGAATGTCTTATGGGCAGATGCACGAAGTAGGACAGCTTacaaatattttggtgatgttgTGACATTCGACATGACATACCTGGCAAATAGGTATGGGATGCCGTTTGCACCGTTTGTTGGTATAAACCACCATCATCAGTCAATCTTTTTTGGGATAGGATTGATTTCTAACGAGGATACGGAAATATTTGCATGGTTGTTTCAGACTTGGCTAAACTGTATAGATGGGGAAGCTCCAAAGGCCATTATCACAGATCAAGATAGAGCTATGAAGAATGCGATTGCTCTCGTCTTTCCCAATATAGGACACAGATATTGTTTGTGGTATATACTAAAAAAAGTACCTGAGAAACTTGGTTCACATCATGCATACAAAACTGGGTTGAAAACTAATTTGCTGAAGTGTGTGTATGACTCTCAAACCATAGGGGAGTTTGAAAACAATTGGGATGTGTTAATTACCATGTATAACTTGCAGGAAAATGCTTAG